CTGTACGGCACCCGCATCAGCCTGATAGTGGGCTTCTCCAGTGCGGTGCTTGCGCTGCTGATTGGTGCCTCGCTGGGGCTGATTAGCGCCTACGTCGGCGGAAAAACGGATGCCACGATCATGCGTATCGTGGATATCCAGCTCAGTTTCCCCCCCATCCTGATTGCGCTGATCCTGCTGGCGGTGCTGGGGCAAGGGGTCGATAAGATTATTATGGCGCTGGTGGTGACCCAGTGGGCTTACTACGCGCGCACGATTCGCGGTTCGGCGCTGGTAGAGCGTCGCCGCAGCTACGTGGATGCGGCGCGCAGCATGGCGTTGTCCAACCGCCGTATCCTGTTTCGCCATATTTTACCGAACTGTCTGGCACCCCTTATCGTGGTGGCAACGATGCGCATCGCCTACGCCATCATGCTGGAAGCCACGCTCTCGTTTTTGGGGATCGGGCTGCCCGTGACGGAACCGTCGCTGGGGCTGCTGATCTCAAACGGTTTTGAATACCTGATGTCGGGCGACTACTGGATCAGCTTCTTTCCGGGGCTGACGCTGCTGCTGCTGATTGTGGCGATCAATCTGGTCGGGGATGCGCTGCGCGATATCCTCAACCCGCGGAATTAATCTGTGGGAACGCCCATAGGAATAAGGGGTAACGAACACATGACAGCGCCGATTATGTCCGTTTCGCATCTGACCACCGCCTTTCAGGTGAACGGCGAGTGGATGAACGTGGTGCGGGATTTGTCCTTCACGATTGGCGAGAAAGAGACGGTCGCCGTGGTGGGAGAATCTGGTTCAGGGAAAAGCGTGATGGCGAAATCCATCATGCGCTTGCTGCCACCCGGCCAAAGCCGGGTTGAGGGTCAGATTCATTTCGGCGACACCGAACTGCTGTCGCTCCCCAATAAAGCGATGCAGGACGTGCGCGGGAACCGCATCGGCATGATTTTCCAGGAGCCAATGACCAGCTTGAATCCGGTGTTGCCGATTGGCTACCAGATTACAGAAGTGCTGCGTCGCCATCGTGGCATGGGCAAAGCCGAAGCGCGTGCCGAAGCGGTGCGCCTGCTGGAAAAAGTCCGCATTCCGGCGGCGAAATCACGGCTGAACGAATACCCGCAGAGCTTCTCCGGCGGGATGCGCCAGCGCGTAGTGATTGCGATTGCGCTGGCCTGCCACCCGAAACTGCTGATTGCCGACGAGCCGACGACGGCGCTGGACGTCACGATTCAGGCGCAAATTCTGACGCTGATAAAAACCCTTCAGGAAGAAGAAGGGATGTCGGTGCTGTTTATTACCCACGACATGGGCGTGGTGGCGGAAGTGTCCGACCGCACGCTGGTGATGTATCAGGGCGAAATGGTGGAAAACGCCGTCACGCGGGAGATCTTTCATCACCCGCAACAGCCCTATACCCGCATGCTGCTGTCCGCGGTGCCCAAATTAGGCTCGATGTCCGGCAGCGCGTGGCCGCAGCGCTTCCCGCTGGTCGACCTCAAGACGGGCGAGCGCCAGCCAGTGCCGGAGGCGGTGAATACCGTGTCGGGCGAGGAGCCAGTGCTGACGGTAAAAAATCTGGTTACTCGATTTGATATCCGATCAGGGTTTTTCCGTCGGTTGTCCGGGCGCGTTCACGCGGTGGAGAATGTCTCGTTCGATATCTGGCCGGGAGAAACGCTCGCGCTGGTTGGGGAATCGGGCTGCGGTAAATCCACTACTGGTCGGTCGATTATTCGCCTCAATGACGCTGTCAGCGGCGACATTCAGTTGCTGGGAAAAAATATCCTGACGGCGGATAAGCGTGAGCTGACGGATTCGCGGCGGCAGATTCAGATGGTGTTTCAGGATCCATATGAAAGCCTGAACCCGCGCATGCGGATAGGGGAAGCTATTGCCGAGCCGATGCTGCTGCACGGTCTGGCGACCCGACAGAATGTGAATGCAAGAGTGAGCGCGTTGCTGGAACAGGTGGGGTTATCCGGCGATATGGCCTCGCGTTTCCCGCATCAGTTCTCCGGCGGGCAACGGCAGCGCGTGTGTATTGCCCGCGCGCTGGCGCTGGAGCCAAAAGTGATTATTGCCGATGAATCGGTATCGGCGCTGGATGTGTCCGTCAAGGCGCAGGTGATCAACCTGATGCTGGATCTCCAGCAGAAGCTGGGGCTGTCATTCCTGTTCATCTCGCACGATATGGCCGTTGTCGAACGAATCAGCCACCGCGTAGCGGTGATGTATCTCGGTGAAATCGTGGAGATCGGGCCACGTTCGGCGATTTTCGACAATCCGCAGCATGACTATACCCGACGTCTGATTTCCGCGGTGCCCGTGCCGGATCCGGACACCCGCCCAGTGCGCAATATCACTAATGATGAACTGCGCAGCCCGGTACGCGCCCCTGATTTCCACCCTCCCGCACGTCGCTATAAGCAGGTCGGAGAGGGGCATTTCGTTTTGGAGTGAACGAATCGCGTTTACTGAAAATCCAGGACGACTTAATTACAAAGTCAGCGCGATACGCTTACCATCAGGCAAGGTCACATCTAGCGTAAGCTTGCCGCCTAGGGCAGTGACATAGCGTTTCAGCGTTGACAGTTTTGGGTCATTCTCGACCTTCTCCATCTTAACAATAGATGGCTGCTTGACGCCCAGAGCTAACGCAAGCTGAGTCTGCGACATGTTCAGCTCTTCGCGTAATTTCGCTAAAGTGATTTCCTGACGGATCTCAGCCGTGCGCGCTTCAATGCGGGCGCGGCTCTCCGGTGAACGTTTAGCCATCATTTCTTTAAGCGTCGCCATCTTCTTTTACCTCCGGTGATATCAGATGCGATGCAAACTCAGCGTCTGCGATCTTAATCATACGTTCGTAGAACAACTTTTCATCTTCGCCTTTCTTATCTCCTGCACATAAAACAATCGCTTTACGTGTCCGGTCAAACGCGAAGAATGTTCGGAATGGGTTGCCGCTAACCTGAACTCGAAGCTCCTTCATATTTTTGTATTTTGAGCCTTTAATCTGATCAACCTGTGGTCGCCCTAGCTGTGGGCCATCCTCTTCGAGTATAGAGAGGTGTGCCAAAATTTCTTCCTGTACCGTTTCAGTTTGCTCATCAAACCACGTATCGAATAGTGCCCGTGTGACTATTTCCCATGCCAATCTGTAAACCTCCATGTCCTACACGCCGTAAATACATTATAACCCACAGGCTATATTAGCAAGCAATCCTTGTTAGGAATAATGGAGCCGCCTTCCACCTTCGCTCAACCCAATTCCTCTGGATGTTGAAATTCGGTAATGCACGATGTTGCAAAGCTGTATCAGTTGTCCGTTTTGTGATCCAGATTGTAGTGCAACATATAATAATGGTACTACAATAAAGCCAAGAAAAGAGGGAAGGATGCGGTTATTGTGCAACAGTTCGACGACGTCAGGCGGCATGGCAGGTAAAGTAAGTGCAGTGATATCAATCCGTTTTGTCTCGTTGAGGTGATGATGAATAAGCAAGAATTAAGCAAAACCGACCGCATCATTCTGGATATTGGCCAACAGATCGTTGGCGGGAAATACGCGCCGGGCACGCCGTTACCCGCAGAGGCTGAACTGTGTGAAGAGTTTCAGACCTCGCGCAACATCATTCGCGAAGTGTTCAGAGCGTTGATGGCGAAAAGGCTGGTGGAAGTGAAACGGTATCGCGGTGCGTTTGTCGCCGCGCGTAATCAGTGGAATTACCTGGATACCGACGTTCTGCAATGGGTTCTGGCAAGCGATTACGACCCGCGGCTGATCAGCGCGATGAGCGAAGTACGTAATCTGGTGGAGCCGACGATCGCCCGCTGGGCCGCCGAACGGGCGACCTCAAGCGAGCTGGCGGTCATTGAAGCGGCGCTGAATGACATGATTTCTAACCATCAGAATCGCGACGCATTTAATGAAGCGGATATTCGCTTCCATGAGTCGGTATTGGCGGCGGTGCATAACCCAGTACTACAGCAGTTGAGCGTCGCGATCAGTTCGTTGCAGCGTGCGGTGTTTGAGCGCACCTATATGCCGGACGAAGACAACATGCCACGGACATTGCGTGAGCATCAGGATCTCTACGATGCCATTCGGCATCAGGATATTGAAGCAGCAGAGCGGGCGGCATTGACCATGATTGCCAGCTCGACCAAACGGTTAAAGGACATTACATGAGTGAAAGCTATATCGCCATTGACTGGGGTTCGACCAATCTGCGGGCGTGGCTGTATCTGGACGGCGTCTGTATCGACAGTGTGAAGTCTGAAGCGGGCGTCACGCGTTTGAACGGTCAGACACCGCAGCAGGTTTTTCAGCAGATCGTTGTGCCGTGGCAGCAGCACAACGTGCCTGTCGTGATGGCGGGCATGATTGGCAGCAATGCGGGCTGGCTTTCCGTGCCGTATCTGTCATGCCCGACTCGCCTGACGGATGTCGCCCATCGCCTGACGCGCGTGGAAGAAGCCCAGCCGCTGGCCGCCTGGATCGTGCCGGGGCTGAGTATTGCGCAGGACGATAACTGCAATGTGATTCGCGGTGAAGAAACCCAACTGATTGGCGCATATAGCGAATGTCCTTCCTCTCTTTATTTAATGCCGGGAACCCACTCGAAATGGGTGCGGGCCGATGACAGTAACGTGCTGGATTTCCGCACGGTGATGACCGGTGAACTGCATCACCTGCTGATGACGCAGTCGCTCATTGGCGTGGGGCTGACCGAGCAGCAGCCGTCCCCCGAGGCTTTCCAGCAAGGGCTAGAGCTGGGCTTTGCCGACGACAATATCATCCGCTGCCTGTTTGAAACCCGCGCGGCGCATGTGCTGGGGCGTCTGGAGAAAAGTGCTGTGAGCGACTGGTTATCTGGGCTGCTGATTGGCAACGAAGTCTCACAAATGCAGCGCCACTATCAGGTGGCAGCCGGAGACAGCATCACACTCATCGGTTCCCCTGCGCTGACCGCGCGCTACGAAAAAGCATTACAACAAGCTGGATTGCGCTGGCAGCCGCTGGATGGCGATCGGGCTTTTCAGGCAGGAATAAGGAGCATTGTTAATGAGCTGGAATACTAATCTTCCCTTGATTGCGATTCTGCGCGGTATTACGCCGGACGAGGTGCTGGAACACGTTGCAGCGCTGCTGGATGCCGGATTCGATGCGGTAGAGATCCCTCTGAATTCGTCGAACCCGTATGAAAGTATTCAACTGGCGGTAGAACATTTTGGCGATCGCGCCCTGATTGGCGCAGGCACGGTACTGAAAGCCGACTATGTCGATAAATTACAGGAGATTGGCAGCAAGTTAGTCGTTACGCCTAACATTTCTCCCGAGGTGATTAGCCGGGCAGTGGGTTACGGCATGATGGTGTGCCCTGGCTGTGCTACTGCGACGGAGGCCTTCACGGCGCTGGATGCGGGGGCGCAATCGCTGAAAATTTTCCCGTCATCCGCGTTTGGACCTGACTACATCAAGGCACTGAAAGCGGTATTGCCAAAAGACGTTCCCGTCTTTGCCGTCGGTGGCGTCACGCCCGAAAACCTGAAGGATTACCTTAGTGCGGGCTGCATCGGTGCCGGGTTAGGCAGCGATCTATATCGAGCCGGTCAGTCGGTTGACGTCACCGCGCAAAAAGCACATGCATTTGTTAACGCCTATAAGGACGCTGTTCAATGAAAATTACCAAAATCACCACGTACCGGCTGCCGCCACGCTGGATGTTCCTGAAGATTGAAACCGATGAAGGCATTGTCGGCTGGGGCGAGCCGGTTATCGAAGGCCGTGCACGCACGGTTGAAGCTGCCGTTCACGAGCTGTCTGACTATCTGATCGGGCAAGACCCGGCGCGCATTAACGATATCTGGCAGGTGCTTTACCGCGCGGGCTTCTACCGCGGCGGCCCGATCCTGATGAGTGCTATCGCGGGTATCGATCAGGCATTGTGGGACATCAAAGGCAAGGCGCTGGGTGTACCGGTTTATCAGTTACTGGGCGGGCTGGTGCGCGATAAGATCAAAGCGTACAGCTGGGTGGGCGGCGATCGTCCTTCCGAAGTGATCGCAGGCATCAAGAAGCTGACTGACATTGGCTTCGATACCTTCAAGCTGAACGGCTGTGAAGAGATGGGCATCATTGATAATTCGCGCAAAGTGGATGCGGCAGTGGCCGTGGTCGCGGAAATCCGCGAAGCCTTTGGCAACAGCATCGAGTTCGGTCTGGATTTCCACGGTCGTGTGGATGCGCCGATGGCGAAAATCCTGATCAAAGAGCTGGAGCCTTACCGTCCGCTGTTTATTGAAGAACCCGTGCTGGCTGAACAGGCGGAATATTATCCTCGTCTGGCGGCGCAAACCCACCTGCCGATTGCGGCGGGCGAGCGTATGTTCTC
This genomic interval from Pectobacterium aquaticum contains the following:
- the dgoD gene encoding galactonate dehydratase, translated to MKITKITTYRLPPRWMFLKIETDEGIVGWGEPVIEGRARTVEAAVHELSDYLIGQDPARINDIWQVLYRAGFYRGGPILMSAIAGIDQALWDIKGKALGVPVYQLLGGLVRDKIKAYSWVGGDRPSEVIAGIKKLTDIGFDTFKLNGCEEMGIIDNSRKVDAAVAVVAEIREAFGNSIEFGLDFHGRVDAPMAKILIKELEPYRPLFIEEPVLAEQAEYYPRLAAQTHLPIAAGERMFSRFDFKRVLADGGLAIIQPDLSHAGGITECFKIAAMAEAYDVALAPHCPLGPIALASCLHLDFVARNAVLQEQSMGIHYNKGAELLDYVINKEDFAMTDGHFYPLNKPGLGVEINEELVIERSKNAPDWRNPVWRYPDGAVAEW
- a CDS encoding ABC transporter permease, yielding MTGNTIHQPAAVQKTTHPVMRVIVALINDRLALCGLIMLAIFVLLALLAPLLSPQNPYDLMQLDIMDGRLAPGAQSMAGMTYWLGTDDQGRDLFSAILYGTRISLIVGFSSAVLALLIGASLGLISAYVGGKTDATIMRIVDIQLSFPPILIALILLAVLGQGVDKIIMALVVTQWAYYARTIRGSALVERRRSYVDAARSMALSNRRILFRHILPNCLAPLIVVATMRIAYAIMLEATLSFLGIGLPVTEPSLGLLISNGFEYLMSGDYWISFFPGLTLLLLIVAINLVGDALRDILNPRN
- a CDS encoding 2-dehydro-3-deoxy-6-phosphogalactonate aldolase, producing the protein MSWNTNLPLIAILRGITPDEVLEHVAALLDAGFDAVEIPLNSSNPYESIQLAVEHFGDRALIGAGTVLKADYVDKLQEIGSKLVVTPNISPEVISRAVGYGMMVCPGCATATEAFTALDAGAQSLKIFPSSAFGPDYIKALKAVLPKDVPVFAVGGVTPENLKDYLSAGCIGAGLGSDLYRAGQSVDVTAQKAHAFVNAYKDAVQ
- a CDS encoding ABC transporter ATP-binding protein, producing the protein MTAPIMSVSHLTTAFQVNGEWMNVVRDLSFTIGEKETVAVVGESGSGKSVMAKSIMRLLPPGQSRVEGQIHFGDTELLSLPNKAMQDVRGNRIGMIFQEPMTSLNPVLPIGYQITEVLRRHRGMGKAEARAEAVRLLEKVRIPAAKSRLNEYPQSFSGGMRQRVVIAIALACHPKLLIADEPTTALDVTIQAQILTLIKTLQEEEGMSVLFITHDMGVVAEVSDRTLVMYQGEMVENAVTREIFHHPQQPYTRMLLSAVPKLGSMSGSAWPQRFPLVDLKTGERQPVPEAVNTVSGEEPVLTVKNLVTRFDIRSGFFRRLSGRVHAVENVSFDIWPGETLALVGESGCGKSTTGRSIIRLNDAVSGDIQLLGKNILTADKRELTDSRRQIQMVFQDPYESLNPRMRIGEAIAEPMLLHGLATRQNVNARVSALLEQVGLSGDMASRFPHQFSGGQRQRVCIARALALEPKVIIADESVSALDVSVKAQVINLMLDLQQKLGLSFLFISHDMAVVERISHRVAVMYLGEIVEIGPRSAIFDNPQHDYTRRLISAVPVPDPDTRPVRNITNDELRSPVRAPDFHPPARRYKQVGEGHFVLE
- a CDS encoding 2-dehydro-3-deoxygalactonokinase; this translates as MSESYIAIDWGSTNLRAWLYLDGVCIDSVKSEAGVTRLNGQTPQQVFQQIVVPWQQHNVPVVMAGMIGSNAGWLSVPYLSCPTRLTDVAHRLTRVEEAQPLAAWIVPGLSIAQDDNCNVIRGEETQLIGAYSECPSSLYLMPGTHSKWVRADDSNVLDFRTVMTGELHHLLMTQSLIGVGLTEQQPSPEAFQQGLELGFADDNIIRCLFETRAAHVLGRLEKSAVSDWLSGLLIGNEVSQMQRHYQVAAGDSITLIGSPALTARYEKALQQAGLRWQPLDGDRAFQAGIRSIVNELEY
- a CDS encoding helix-turn-helix domain-containing protein, encoding MATLKEMMAKRSPESRARIEARTAEIRQEITLAKLREELNMSQTQLALALGVKQPSIVKMEKVENDPKLSTLKRYVTALGGKLTLDVTLPDGKRIALTL
- a CDS encoding type II toxin-antitoxin system RelE/ParE family toxin, encoding MEVYRLAWEIVTRALFDTWFDEQTETVQEEILAHLSILEEDGPQLGRPQVDQIKGSKYKNMKELRVQVSGNPFRTFFAFDRTRKAIVLCAGDKKGEDEKLFYERMIKIADAEFASHLISPEVKEDGDA
- the dgoR gene encoding D-galactonate utilization transcriptional regulator DgoR, which gives rise to MNKQELSKTDRIILDIGQQIVGGKYAPGTPLPAEAELCEEFQTSRNIIREVFRALMAKRLVEVKRYRGAFVAARNQWNYLDTDVLQWVLASDYDPRLISAMSEVRNLVEPTIARWAAERATSSELAVIEAALNDMISNHQNRDAFNEADIRFHESVLAAVHNPVLQQLSVAISSLQRAVFERTYMPDEDNMPRTLREHQDLYDAIRHQDIEAAERAALTMIASSTKRLKDIT